One part of the Arthrobacter tumbae genome encodes these proteins:
- a CDS encoding DUF3817 domain-containing protein — protein MTDSAPAKSPTGKRRFGGTHAQIRSALSFYKVLAYATGVMLLLVVVEMIAKYGFGAEIIAGGSAGALGLVDEAQVDGAGGFNLSTAVLIVHGWLYVVYLIADFRLWQFMRWPFSQFVIIALGGVVPLLSFIVEKRVHRRVEEELAAHPEAKARY, from the coding sequence GTGACCGACTCCGCACCAGCAAAGAGCCCCACCGGTAAACGCCGCTTCGGGGGAACACACGCCCAGATCCGATCGGCGCTCAGCTTCTACAAGGTGCTGGCCTACGCGACCGGCGTCATGCTGCTGCTCGTCGTGGTGGAGATGATTGCGAAGTACGGCTTCGGTGCGGAAATCATCGCCGGAGGGTCGGCCGGCGCACTCGGTCTGGTTGACGAGGCACAGGTGGACGGCGCGGGTGGGTTCAACCTGTCAACCGCCGTGCTCATCGTCCATGGCTGGCTGTACGTGGTGTACCTGATCGCTGATTTCCGGCTCTGGCAGTTCATGCGCTGGCCGTTCTCCCAGTTCGTGATCATTGCCCTGGGCGGCGTGGTCCCGCTGCTCTCCTTCATCGTGGAGAAGCGCGTCCACCGCCGCGTGGAGGAAGAACTCGCGGCCCATCCCGAAGCGAAGGCCCGGTACTGA
- a CDS encoding SURF1 family protein, with translation MLKTALKPRWILSLILAMAIAALFVLLSQWQFSRSQDSAPPPPSTTEQIQPLPEVFQPGIPMTAGVADQMVRMEGRFLPDTRVLVQTRLQGDRDGLWVVSAFEVAGSGRPAAVLPVVHGWVPEAEAASEVPERAGAAVVEGRLLPTEAPAVQLPVPGQVPTLSVAQLINVWDVPLVYSGFVVSFETVLDGSTVQPEAPLEAVEIGPQPQETPLNWLNIFYAVEWFVFAGFAFFLWWRLVADDHRRTLEEEQDQDITADLHSPQQTEPTTDEVRT, from the coding sequence GTGTTGAAAACCGCGCTCAAGCCGCGATGGATCCTTTCGCTGATCCTCGCCATGGCTATTGCCGCGCTTTTCGTCCTCCTGAGTCAGTGGCAGTTCTCGCGCTCGCAGGATTCCGCCCCACCTCCTCCCAGTACCACCGAGCAGATCCAGCCCCTTCCCGAGGTCTTTCAGCCGGGCATCCCCATGACTGCCGGCGTCGCAGACCAGATGGTCAGGATGGAAGGCCGCTTCCTGCCGGACACCCGGGTTCTGGTGCAGACGCGTCTGCAGGGTGACCGCGACGGCCTGTGGGTGGTCTCCGCATTCGAGGTGGCCGGGTCCGGCCGGCCCGCAGCCGTCCTGCCCGTGGTTCACGGCTGGGTCCCTGAGGCTGAAGCCGCATCAGAGGTGCCCGAGCGCGCGGGTGCGGCCGTCGTGGAAGGAAGGCTGCTCCCAACGGAAGCCCCAGCGGTTCAGCTGCCCGTTCCCGGGCAGGTTCCCACCCTGTCCGTTGCGCAGCTCATCAACGTGTGGGATGTACCCCTGGTGTATTCCGGATTCGTTGTCTCCTTCGAGACCGTTCTGGACGGCAGCACCGTCCAGCCTGAGGCGCCGCTGGAGGCAGTGGAAATAGGTCCGCAGCCGCAGGAGACGCCGCTCAACTGGCTCAACATCTTCTATGCCGTGGAGTGGTTCGTCTTCGCCGGATTTGCCTTCTTCCTCTGGTGGCGGCTCGTTGCCGACGATCACCGCCGCACGCTGGAAGAGGAACAGGATCAGGACATCACGGCCGATCTGCACTCCCCACAACAGACCGAACCCACAACCGACGAGGTAAGAACGTGA
- a CDS encoding ABC transporter transmembrane domain-containing protein codes for MRSYPYPDPGRPDLRSPSRYLLWLASRQKGTLAAAVVLETLLMVAQAVVPFALGRAIDQGIIGRSWDALLWWVLILVALTVGQAFAGMLAHRAAISNWMQAAFKSIRLVGYKITRTGDALPQKLSTGEVVSTAASDATRLGEIFYVAARLAGALVSWLVVCALIALSSVMLAVVVLIGVPACCALLLFVVRPLQARQREQRDASGKMTAVGADTVAGLRVLRGIGGEHIFVNRYRERSAETRDAGIKVARSLATLEASQVFIAGAFSVVFTWVGATLVLNGEVEPGQLVALFGYSVFLMTPIRSAADGVSHSIRALVGARKIINVLSVDANITDNATATAPAGTAPLVDTSSGVALQPGGLTALVSADPATSADLATRLGRFDDAVLREAVVRWGEAALHEVPLDDVRRRIVVSEANPQLFTGTLRSQLDPHGRHSDAEILAALEAASALDILDGLEAALDSEVTERGRGFSGGQRQRLVLARALLTDAETLVLIEPTSAVDAHTESRIAERLGRARSSEGGTTVVVTASPLMLGAMDHVVFLEDGRLSAQGTHQELMSAVPAYRNVVIRSE; via the coding sequence GTGCGCTCGTACCCCTACCCCGATCCAGGCCGCCCTGACCTCAGGTCGCCGTCCCGCTATCTGTTGTGGCTCGCGTCCAGACAGAAAGGCACCCTGGCTGCCGCCGTCGTGCTGGAAACGCTCCTCATGGTGGCGCAGGCAGTTGTTCCCTTCGCACTGGGCCGCGCCATCGATCAGGGAATCATCGGCCGCAGCTGGGACGCGCTGCTGTGGTGGGTCCTCATCCTCGTTGCCCTCACCGTGGGGCAGGCGTTCGCGGGCATGCTGGCGCACCGCGCGGCGATCAGCAACTGGATGCAGGCGGCCTTCAAGTCGATCCGTCTCGTGGGCTACAAGATCACCCGCACGGGTGACGCACTGCCGCAGAAGCTTTCAACCGGCGAGGTGGTGTCCACGGCGGCGTCCGATGCTACCCGCCTGGGCGAGATCTTCTACGTCGCCGCCCGCCTCGCGGGTGCGCTGGTTTCCTGGCTCGTGGTGTGCGCGCTCATTGCGCTGAGTTCGGTCATGCTCGCGGTTGTTGTGCTGATCGGTGTTCCGGCGTGCTGCGCGCTGCTCCTGTTTGTGGTGCGTCCGTTGCAGGCCCGTCAGCGCGAACAGCGTGATGCTTCGGGGAAGATGACCGCCGTCGGCGCCGACACTGTCGCCGGCCTTCGCGTGCTGCGCGGGATCGGCGGGGAGCACATCTTCGTCAACCGGTACCGTGAGCGGTCAGCGGAAACGCGCGACGCCGGCATCAAGGTTGCGCGCTCGCTAGCCACACTGGAAGCCTCCCAGGTCTTCATCGCCGGTGCCTTCAGTGTGGTCTTCACCTGGGTGGGTGCCACCCTGGTGCTGAACGGCGAGGTAGAACCCGGCCAGCTGGTGGCGTTGTTTGGCTATTCCGTCTTCCTGATGACCCCCATCCGAAGTGCCGCCGACGGGGTCTCACACTCGATCCGGGCGCTCGTGGGAGCCCGCAAGATCATCAACGTGCTGTCCGTTGACGCGAACATCACTGACAACGCCACCGCCACCGCACCTGCCGGTACCGCTCCGCTCGTGGATACCTCAAGCGGTGTGGCGCTCCAGCCCGGCGGACTGACCGCACTGGTCTCAGCTGACCCCGCTACGTCGGCGGACCTCGCCACCCGGCTGGGCCGCTTCGATGACGCGGTACTCCGGGAAGCTGTGGTTCGGTGGGGTGAGGCCGCCCTGCACGAGGTTCCCCTCGATGACGTCCGGCGCCGGATTGTGGTGAGCGAAGCCAACCCGCAGCTGTTCACCGGCACCCTGCGCAGCCAGCTCGACCCGCACGGGCGGCACAGTGACGCGGAGATCCTTGCCGCGCTTGAAGCCGCCAGCGCACTGGATATTCTCGACGGCCTTGAAGCGGCCCTGGATTCCGAGGTCACCGAACGGGGACGCGGGTTCTCGGGCGGTCAGCGCCAGCGCCTGGTCCTTGCCCGGGCGCTGCTGACAGACGCCGAGACCCTCGTGCTCATCGAGCCGACCAGCGCAGTCGATGCACATACCGAATCCCGGATCGCCGAGCGGCTGGGACGGGCGCGGAGCAGTGAAGGCGGTACCACCGTCGTCGTGACTGCCAGCCCGCTGATGCTCGGTGCCATGGACCATGTTGTCTTCCTCGAAGATGGCCGCCTGAGCGCGCAAGGAACGCATCAGGAACTGATGTCGGCCGTCCCTGCCTACCGAAATGTGGTGATCCGCAGTGAGTGA